In a genomic window of Styela clava chromosome 11, kaStyClav1.hap1.2, whole genome shotgun sequence:
- the LOC120347267 gene encoding uncharacterized protein LOC120347267 — translation MKSFRKNQQKLDIYAMTDPNSCQNGKTYDLDRYSEPRVVRHNRIYPKVSAKDPCGTMPIRNSYPPVSTELKPMRKSCIPLCNIESSSGASSHANYTWKEPSPCTIVSEYPSSQYDHKSELLNRDDNRIKIDIHSGDTGLPPYFAIKDNQAHSEWSSYSPVSRLRCTNENLSLLHRFHSINTSFESTDRNSVYDPSDLANTIEESIIDESCIQNDGTINAVGGIPRNRSRPDVATRHVVVTRPKRRSKNYYRRKRANKIRKLKTRTITENPSLISDNLFIAMVSTLFCFLPLGIVALYYTWKVQKSLSENKIDDARLYSLKGRKFANTGIMMGITGLALVVLILLVKDNVPYSSLEYDYYLPDVAV, via the exons ATGAAGAGTTTTCGCAAAAATCAACAAAAGCTGGATATTTACGCCATGACTGATCCTAATTCTTGTCAAAACGGAAAGACATATGATTTAGATAGGTATTCGGAGCCTCGTGTTGTCCGTCACAACAGAATTTATCCCAAAGTTTCTGCAAAGGATCCATGTGGAACAATGCCGATTAGAAACAGTTATCCCCCGGTTTCAACGGAACTTAAACCAATGAGAAAATCTTGCATTCCTTTATGCAATATTGAGAGTAGTTCGGGGGCTTCATCTCATGCCAATTACACATGGAAAGAACCATCTCCTTGTACTATTGTAAGTGAATATCCTTCTAGTCAATACGATCATAAGTCGGAACTACTGAATAGAGATGATAATCGAATAAAAATTGACATTCATTCGGGAGATACTGGACTTCCGCcatattttgcaataaaagaCAATCAGGCCCATTCTGAATGGAGTTCTTACAGTCCAGTGTCAAGATTGCGTTGTACGAACGAAAATTTGTCGTTACTTCATCGATTTCATTCGATTAATACAAGCTTTGAAAGTACTGATAGAAACAGCGTATATGATCCATCGGATTTGGCTAATACAATAGAAGAAAGTATTATCGACGAAAGTTGTATTCAAAATGACGGAACAATCAATGCCGTCGGAGGTATTCCGCGTAACAGATCAAGGCCAGACGTGGCGACCAGGCATGTCGTCGTGACAAGACCGAAACGGAGATCGAAGAATTACTATCGGAGGAAACGGGCAAATAAG ATCCGCAAACTCAAAACAAGGACGATTACAGAGAACCCAAGCCTTATTtctgacaatttatttattgcaatggTATCAACGCTCTTCTGTTTTCTACCACTCGGCATAGTAGCACTTTACTACACATGGAAG GTGCAGAAGTCGCTGTCAGAAAATAAGATCGACGATGCCAGACTTTATTCATTAAAAGGAAGGAAATTCGCCAACACCGGTATCATGATGGGAATAACGGGTCTCGCCCTGGTAGTTCTGATTTTATTAGTCAAAGACAACGTGCCGTATTCATCATTGGAATACGATTATTATTTGCCAGATGTAGCAGTGTGA
- the LOC120347153 gene encoding uncharacterized protein LOC120347153: MAEKRLVFVVVIWMVLRNLVLTKGTFIANEKCEYKKFTSSNMNTMLHRGDRKGMKYLFETRIEAEKICNALTSCTGIILDELSQGIAKYKLGAGFPTTSHSSKTLWVKECNPNCKFVRRFDVETGLDIYERECSTPEMFARNGKIEEKGNWSFWGPWGRCSRSCGPTGTQMRSRYCIPDNFVSGTCNGTKEEFRQCNTEVYCLKQISEVYGINGPEGLVSIGKARIYKSCVHREPSMRLPCGDQSTITRDKCNQFKCCFQENFRLPGITEGPKCFQTQSFIGSNGRLGWAVWSSWSPCSVTCRNGERIRRRMCTGDISGSTLCPGTDLEVEICTLGPCPCDRTPCQNGGTCIVNDHVMTGYECKCAKGFAGKNCLYAEPELTCEENFISISFDEGIVRDDGLISDPTLIQFKKADSKDCFAEIRGSMFVLALPQPIDKSCGSELQTDRDKLIIRNQVLWRLSDSFVDSTVVIVDITCVYNKQVNSTVGLGFGIIPTVRTISERKVTEAVNAEMFIYRDDSFLPSHRYRNSPKIAQGEVLYLSVDLLSIGLSGYESMVILADKCWVADSTKERNVVHDLINDGCSTNAIFTTVILNGVGKQARWALRIFDWKYKDKESKEVYLQCRVRVCLKNCEPICDDKSSTNRNKPALSLTQAGRKRRSTKTTSQDSAGEQSHLVMKRIILI; this comes from the exons ATGGCGGAGAAAAGACTGGTATTCGTTGTTGTGATATGGATGGTACTTCGAAATTTGGTCTTGACGAAAGGGACAT TCATTGCTAATGAAAaatgtgaatataaaaaatttacaagttCAAATATGAATACAATGCTGCATCGAGGCGACAGAAAAGGGATGAAATATTTGTTCGAAACACGAATAGAAGCTGAAAAAATCTGCAATGCTCTCACTTCGTGTACG GGCATCATATTAGACGAACTTTCTCAAGGTATAGCGAAATACAAACTTGGTGCTGGTTTCCCGACAACAAGCCACTCCAGCAAAACTCTCTGGGTAAAAGAATGCAATCCGAATTGTAAGTTCGTCCGAAGATTCGATGTAGAAACTGGACTAGATATTTATGAGCGGGAATGTTCAACTCCAG AAATGTTTGCAAGAAATGGAAAAATCGAGGAGAAGGGTAATTGGTCTTTCTGGGGACCATGGGGTCGATGTAGCCGATCGTGTGGTCCAACAGGAACGCAGATGAGAAGTCGATACTGCATTCCAGATAATTTCGTAAGCGGTACGTGTAATGGAACAAAAGAAGAGTTCCGACAATGTAACACGGAAGTGTATTGCCTCAAGCAAATATCAGAAGTTTACG GGATAAACGGTCCGGAAGGACTAGTTTCGATTGGAAAAGCAAGAATTTACAAATCTTGTGTTCATCGTGAACCATCAATGCGACTCCCGTGTGGAGACCAATCTACCATAACaag AGACAAATGCAATCAGTTCAAATGCTGCTTTCAGGAAAACTTTCGTCTGCCGGGTATAACAGAAGGACCGAAATGTTTCCAAACGCAATCATTCATTGGTTCCAATG GCCGGCTTGGATGGGCAGTGTGGAGTTCATGGAGTCCGTGTTCAGTTACATGTCGAAATGGCGAAAGAATAAGGAGACGAATGTGTACCGGTGACATATCCGGATCGACACTCTGTCCCGGGACTGACTTGGAAGTTGAg aTATGTACTCTGGGTCCGTGCCCATGCGATCGGACTCCCTGTCAAAACGGAGGAACTTGTATCGTCAATGATCATGTCATGACTGGATATGAATGTAAATGTGCTAAAGGATTTGCTGGAAAAAATTGTCTATATG CGGAACCCGAGCTAACATGCGAAGAGAACTTTATATCGATATCGTTTGACGAGGGAATTGTCAGGGACGACGGCTTGATATCAGATCCTACGCTAATTCAATTCAAGAAAGCTGATTCAAAAGACTGTTTTGCAGAAATTCGGGGATCGATGTTTGTTTTGGCTTTACCACAGCCTATTGACAAAAGTTGCGGTTCAGAACTTCAG ACTGACCGAGATAAATTGATTATCAGGAATCAAGTTTTATGGAGACTTTCTGATAGTTTTGTTGATTCAACTGTTGTAATTGTTGATATAACATGCGTTTACAATAAACAAGTTAATTCCACAGTTGGTTTAGGATTCGGAATCATTCCCACTGTCAG GACAATCAGCGAAAGAAAAGTAACAGAAGCTGTGAATGCGGAAATGTTCATATATAGAGATGATTCTTTCCTACCGAGTCACAGATATCGTAATAGTCCAAAAATTGCCCAAG GTGAAGTCTTATATCTTTCTGTGGATTTGTTGTCAATTGGGTTATCTGGTTATGAGAGCATGGTCATACTTGCTGATAAATGTTGGGTTGCTGATTCAACAAAAGAAAGAAACGTCGTGCACGATCTCATCAACGATGG ATGTTCTACAAATGCAATATTTACGACTGTGATTTTAAATGGAGTCGGAAAGCAAGCAAGATGGGCGCTCCGAATTTTTGACTGGAAATACAAGGACAAGGAATCGAAGGAAGTTTATTTGCAATGCAG AGTAAGGGTATGCCTTAAAAACTGCGAACCCATATGTGATGATAAAAGTTCCACAAATCGAAACAAACCAGCGCTCTCCTTAACACAGGCGGGACGAAAAAGACGGTCAACTAAAACGACAAGTCAG GATTCAGCTGGCGAACAAAGTCATTTAGTTATGAAAAGAATTATACTGATTTGA
- the LOC120347218 gene encoding uncharacterized protein LOC120347218 — protein MTTRMELLKTLPGVTVRKHEVQYPHHYNNVPSNVTVLNVLRPFSQQRVGSLHANVSPRLVYSAGDSYIMNFGGDPMLRGDSIFYPRKSDPKPILKNQNANNSPYGSRGLFLEHNAANVKREGAKSPGITRKSQKHVTVNNVLNQSEQHVIPKTPSKNVTFKLENEDRRRNVVEAQWSLGISKINKPLREPRKIHSEQYRSNEPRRALTSEQSSRKYFLPLLLKRNAKGNHIVPATATPSPRRPQGVGGFNDRGPLRFRSMADEYRKTLNQPGVNKRGLQRPNVSA, from the exons ATGACAACCAGAAtggaattactgaagacattaCCTGGAGTTACTGTCAGGAAACACGAAGTTCAATATCCACACCATTACAATAACGTACCCAGCAATGTAACGGTGCTGAATGTATTGCGACCCTTCTCGCAGCAGCGAGTAGGGTCACTGCACGCAAATGTAAGCCCAAGGCTTGTCTACAGCGCTGGCGACAGCTATATAATGAATTTCGGTGGCGATCCTATGCTTCGAGGAGATTCAATATTCTATCCTAGAAAATCAGATCCCAAGCCGATTTTGAAGAATcaaaatgcaaacaatagccCTTACGGTAGCAGAGGTTTGTTTCTAGAACATAATGCTGCTAATGTAAAGAGAGAAGGCGCAAAGTCACCTGGTATAACACGAAAGTCTCAGAAACATGTAACCGTTAATAACGTATTAAACCAGTCTGAACAGCACGTGATTCCAAAAACTCCAAGTAAAAATGTAACAttcaaattggaaaatgaagATAGACGCAGAAACGTTGTTGAAGCACAGTGGTCGCTCGGGATCTCAAAAATCAACAAACCTCTACGTGAGCCAAGAAAAATTCACTCAGAACAATACAG ATCTAATGAACCACGCCGTGCTCTAACTTCAGAGCAAAGCAGTAGAAAGTACTTTTTGCCACTCCTGCTGAAAAGAAATGCTAAAGGAAATCAT ATTGTGCCTGCGACCGCCACTCCTTCTCCAAGACGTCCACAAGGTGTTGGCGGATTTAATGATCGAGGACCGTTACGATTCCGCTCGATGGCAGACGAGTACAGAAAAACACTGAACCAACCTGGGGTAAACAAAAGAGGGCTTCAAAGACCAAACGTCAGTGCGTGA